In the genome of Arachis hypogaea cultivar Tifrunner chromosome 9, arahy.Tifrunner.gnm2.J5K5, whole genome shotgun sequence, the window ATTTTCCCCGCTTGGTATTTATAAAAGGTTAATAATGGTAGACATTGTTGTTGCTCCTTTAATATATCCATGAAGAATtgtctttttaatatttattagtctgcatagtaaaaaaaaaaaaaaaggattttgcTAACATACTATTTAAGAgtactttttaaaaatagtaaaatgaGATTTTATTTGGaaggtaagattttaaaattttcaataacaTTAAATACATATTTCGTTGGAGTTTTCTTTCAGCACTGACTGCACTTTGCAATTTGCATTACAAATAATTTCTTTCCTACAGCCATCTTCACTGGTCAAAGCAAAACCAATCTCTAATCTTTGTCTTTCTTTCTTCTAGTTTTATGCACAAAAtcttccaagttttatgccaCTTGAGGTATTTAAGACTTTGTGATCTAGATATAAAGACTATTCCTGATATAGCACATGTTCTCCATGTATATTTGTGCTCTTAGTTTATACACTCCTTActgatttctttttcttttctttatgttGTGTATTTGCATAATAGTAGTCAAGTTATTTTTCAATATTAGTAGAAGGACATGAAGGACAAAATCAATGTGACCAAAGATGGACTCTTTTTATTCTGTCTCAACTCCTTGCACATTTCAAGTTTACAGTATTCCAAAATTTTCACTCACTTAAAGTATTCAGTGTCAAGGAAAGAGCAATCAATGAAAGAGAAGAGATGAAAAGAAACTGTTATTAAGAGAGAGTTGTTAGTTAGTTGGTGGTAGTTTGGTTCAGTTGAAGCAGTTATACAAGTTGGTCTTAGCTGGAGGCTCACCTAATATGAATATAAAAAGGAAGATTAAGAATTCAATTGCTGATCTTTTGCCGCAATTCAGTTCTGatccaattctctctctcttttctcttatcCAAATTCTCAGTTTCTTACAAACCAACATATCTCTCAAATTGGAACCTAAAATTAGTTACATACAAATTAACTTCACCTAATTTTGCACTTCTTACATAACTCCAGTATTAATATAAAATGGAACTGAAATTCATTCTAATTCAGAATTTCAATTCTTATTGAGTTATAGTTAATCCGCATCAAACAAAAGTTCATGAACGTTACTTAATTGCAATTCTCTAGTATTCAATAATTGAAGTGTTTTGTTTTTGTGCCAATTTGAGTGCGTGGGACCTCCAAACGTTATCAATACACTCTgaaaattattgatttgagaCACACTAATTTTTCAGTAAATTAAAGTAATCCAAAAAGACAAGCACAAAGCAACAAGCAATCATTTCTTTCTTTTGACTGGGCAGCAGGACAATAATTGAAAGCAATTATTGTGGAATGAGGAATCTCATTGAATAAAAGCACGTGAATAAATGGTAGAAAAGATGGTCAACTTATTTTTAGTGAAAACTCAGGTACAGttaatttcatgtgaagttgatagctgagagtcgttaaatgatttgactaaatttttatttaacggttctcaattatcaacttcacatgaaattgaCTACACCTAAGTATCTACCCTTATTTTTTCTTGGAGTTTTCTTTCAACGCTGACTGCATTTTATTTGCATTACAGCATATGTATTGCGGGTCAAAGAACTCACAACATAAGAATGTTGATCATGGTTACTGTCTCACTGATATATAAGCTACAAAGAACAGGCTGCATTTGTTTTTCTAACATAGTTTGATGTTTTCTTTTTATCTGTCTATATATAATCTTTACCTGATTCAAAATTAGTTACTTATGAGTTAACTTGATCTAATTTTGCACTCTTACATAAGTACGTGCTAATATGAAATACAACAAAAACTTCAATTCTAATTCAGCCTAAAAAGTTCAATTCTTATCGATTTTTAGTTAATCGTATCAAACAAAACCTGACGAGGATTACTGAATTGCAAGTTACAACTCTAATACTCAATAATTGAAATGTTCATATGGCTaaaagaaaaagatatcaaaatactGTGAATgaaaattattgatttgagaCAAATTAAAGTAACAACACAAGGACaataatttctttcttttgtcTGGGCACGAGGACAATAATTGTAGGCAAGTATTGTGAAAATATCTGTTAAGAATAATGGTAGAAATTAAAAGATGGTCCACTCACTTTTCTTGGAGTTTTTTTCAACACCGAAACCATTTTGCATTACAAGACAGTTCCTATTCACAATTCATTTGTTTCCCTTTCTTCGACTGTTGCATTTCTGAAAATGGCCGAGGCCTTGCTTGGAGTTGTGCTGGAGAAATTGACCCCTTTGATCCTGAGAGAATTTGCAGCCTTCTTTGGAATCAAGGAAAAGGCTGAAGAGCTATCACGGACTTTAGAACTAATCAAAGCTGTTCTTGATGATGCTGAGGAGAAACAGTGGTCAAATCGTCCTCTGAAGGTGTGGCTGCAGCAGCTTAAAGATGCAATGTACGTGCTGGATGATATCCTTGATCAGTTGCCTACTGAATTCTCTCAACTTGGGTGCTTATCATCTTTGAATCCAAAGAACATGATCCATCAGTGTCATCTTCGGCACAAGTTGAATGAGATAATAGGGAGGCTGAATGGAATTGCTCAAGCTAGGAGCAACTTTGATCTGAGACAAGGTGTGAGGGGAAGGCCAGTAGATGAATGGCGCCAAACAAGCTCAACTATCGCCCTTCCTCAAGTGTACGGGAGAGATGAAGATAAAAAGCAAGTTGTGGAATTTCTTCTTAGCCCATCACGAATGTCTGAGTTCCTTTCCGTCTATCCCATTGTTGGCTTAGGTGGTCTTGGGAAAACAACACTTGTTCAGCTGGTTTACAACGATCCTGACATAGGTAACAACTTTGATTTGAAGATTTGGGTGTGTGTTTCTGAGAATTTCACTATCAAGAGTATTTTGCGTTCCATTTTAGAAGTTACCAAAAAGGATAAGTCTGAGGTCATGGATATAGAAGTAATGGAGGTCAAAGTAAAAGAATTGCTACAAAGTAAAAAGTATTTATTGGTTTTAGATGATGTCTGgaaaagaagccaagaaatggaATTGGGATTAACCCAAGACAAGTGGGATAAGTTAAACTCCGTATTGTCTTGTGGATCTAAAGGCTCATCCATTTTAGTATCCACTCGCGATAAACAAGTTGCAACAATTATGGGAACATGCCAAGCTCATCATTTGGACCGTCTATCTGATGATGATTGTTGGTCGTTGTTTAAACTGCGCGCATTTGGAGCTGACAAAGAAGAGCGTGCAGAGCTTGTTGCAATAGGGAAGGAGATCGTCAAGAAATGCGGAGGATCACCTCTTGCAGCACTGGCATTAGGAGGTTTGATGCAATCCAGAAGCACGGAAATGGAATGGCTTGAAGTTCAGAAAAGTAAGCTTTGGAGTTTACcagatgagaatgatattatgcgtGTCTTGAGATTAAGCTACTCTTCTTTAACGCCAACTCTAAAGCAGTGTTTTGCTTTCTGTGCCATATTTCCCAAAGATGCAGAAATCATGAAGCAAGAATTGATTTATCTTTGGATGGGTAATGGATTTATTTCATCCCGGCCGAACTTGGAGGTAGAAGAGGTTGGCAACATGGTTTGGAATGAATTATACCAAAAATCATTGTTCCAAGATGTGAGGAGTGATGATTCTTCTGGCAAGATTTATTTCAAGATGCATGATTTAGTCCATGATCTTGCTCAATCAATTTCAGAGCAAGAGTGTATATGCTTGGAGAAACAAAACCTTAACGATTCTTTAAGAAATTCCCGTCATATTCTTTTTCACCGCATTGATAAGAAACAATTTAAGGAGAGAGCCTTTGAGAAAGCTGAATCCTTGCGGACATTGTATCAACTGAATTCACATGAATTTCCCTTCAGTTCTACGTTGATTCCGACAAATCATTCTCTTAGGGTTTTGTGCATAAATGATAGAAAGACACCATCTTTAGGGAGTTTAACTTGCTTGAGGTATTTGGAACTTCGTCGTTTGGATATAAAGAGCTTGCCTGCTAGTATTTGCAATTTGCGCAGATTGGAAATCTTGAAACTAACACGGTTGTCTAAGCTTCGCCGTCTACCGAAACACTTGACTAGGATGCAAAATCTCCGACATCTTGTCATTCATGAATGTGATTCTCTAACTGGTATGTTTCCTGACGCTCACAAATTAAGCCATCTGAGAACACTAAGTGTATACATTGTGAAATCAAAGAAAGGGCATAGTTTGGCAGAATTACATCATTTGAATCTGGGAGGAGGGCTTAACATCAAAGGCCTAGAAAATGTTGGGAGTATATCTGAAGCTGAAGATGGCTACTTGAAGGGTAAACAAGACCTTCGAGAATTAAGCTTGTCATGGGGCAAAAGTGGTAAGAGTAAGAGCAAGTCGATTGTTGAAGCAGAAGAAGTACTTGAAGCGCTTCAACCTCACTCCACACTCAAGCTGTTGAAGATAGAAGGCTATGAGGGAATGCATTGGCCAACTTGGATGGAAAACAATTCTGACACCCACAATTTAGTTTCTCTTGGACTTGAGGATTGTGGAAAGTGCGGGCATCTTCCTCCAGTGGGAAAACTTCCATTTCTGAAGAAGCTTGTGGTAAGTGGCATGGATGATGTGCAGTACATTGAGGAAGATGAAAGTTATGATAATGTGGAAGCAAGCCGGTTCCCATCTTTGGAGGAATTGCGAGTGAAGAGATTGCGAAATGTGGAGCGGTTGATGAAACGGGAAACAACACACATGTTCCCCTCTCTTTCTACCATAGAAATCACCGATTGCCCTAAACTGCAATTgccatgccttccaagtgttaaGCACCTCACTATTTGGAATTGTAGCGATGAGCAACTGAAGTCAATCTCTAATCTCAACGGTCTTAACCAACTTCGTCTTTATATAAGTGAGGAAGTGTGGTGCTTCCCAGAAGGAATGATGAACAACATGACCTCTCTTGCAACTCTGCATATATATTCTTTCAGAGAATTGAAGGAACTGCCATCTGACATCACAAAACTCACTGCTCTATCTCATCTACGCATCAGTAACTGTGGTAAGCTGGAGTGTCTACCAGAACAAGGTTGGGAACGCTTATCTTCACTTCGACAATTGTCAATTATTGAGTGTAAGAGTTTGGGATCCTTGCCTGATGGTGTTCGCCACTTCACTTCAATCTTTGATTATTGACGGCTGCCCAGAGTTGGAAAAGCAGTGTAAGAAAGGAACAGGGAAGGATTGGCACAAGATAGCACATGTTCTCCATGTAAATTTAAAGTAATCATTGTATCTATTTATGTTGGTAGTGTTGAATTTGTGTCCTTCATTCATCTTATGCTAATTTGTCCATATTATTCAATTGTTATTACTCGCTAATTGTCCATATTATTCTTGGTTCTTCATATATTGATGGTACTGATAGAACTTGAGAAAGGATGCTCGAATCAAATTTGCACTAAGTTAAAATTTTAGATTCTGTTTTTGCGGAAGCTTAAGTTGCAGGAAATTATTTCATTTTGTCTCAGGTGCAGAACATATAAAGAGAAGGGAAGAGAAGAATCAAGCATGTATTTTGGTTCGGATTTTTAGTGCCTCCAACACAAACTACGATGAAATTTTCATTATAATCTAGATTACATTCATCAGTAAAAGTTCAAGTCATCGGTAGATCAGTAACAGCAGAGATGTGAGGCCTATCATTTAAATAAGACATttcatattcaaataaaatatacaataaatttatttcacacacatatttaatatataaaaaattagacatATTACATGCTAACGCATCACAAAGaatatttactttttaatttttggtcGAAGGACTAAGGATCAATCGTGTCTATTcaattaacaaataataaatgGAAGTAAATTTTAGAAAACAAATTACATGAGTGAGaataatttaaatatctaatattCCTTTTTCTTTAACTGAATATAAATTAAATGCTTATTTCTTTGAGAAGTACTTATATTGTGTATAGGATTTAGAAAAACAATCCCCTGATAGATAATAATCTCACA includes:
- the LOC112709876 gene encoding putative disease resistance protein RGA3, with the translated sequence MAEALLGVVLEKLTPLILREFAAFFGIKEKAEELSRTLELIKAVLDDAEEKQWSNRPLKVWLQQLKDAMYVLDDILDQLPTEFSQLGCLSSLNPKNMIHQCHLRHKLNEIIGRLNGIAQARSNFDLRQGVRGRPVDEWRQTSSTIALPQVYGRDEDKKQVVEFLLSPSRMSEFLSVYPIVGLGGLGKTTLVQLVYNDPDIGNNFDLKIWVCVSENFTIKSILRSILEVTKKDKSEVMDIEVMEVKVKELLQSKKYLLVLDDVWKRSQEMELGLTQDKWDKLNSVLSCGSKGSSILVSTRDKQVATIMGTCQAHHLDRLSDDDCWSLFKLRAFGADKEERAELVAIGKEIVKKCGGSPLAALALGGLMQSRSTEMEWLEVQKSKLWSLPDENDIMRVLRLSYSSLTPTLKQCFAFCAIFPKDAEIMKQELIYLWMGNGFISSRPNLEVEEVGNMVWNELYQKSLFQDVRSDDSSGKIYFKMHDLVHDLAQSISEQECICLEKQNLNDSLRNSRHILFHRIDKKQFKERAFEKAESLRTLYQLNSHEFPFSSTLIPTNHSLRVLCINDRKTPSLGSLTCLRYLELRRLDIKSLPASICNLRRLEILKLTRLSKLRRLPKHLTRMQNLRHLVIHECDSLTGMFPDAHKLSHLRTLSVYIVKSKKGHSLAELHHLNLGGGLNIKGLENVGSISEAEDGYLKGKQDLRELSLSWGKSGKSKSKSIVEAEEVLEALQPHSTLKLLKIEGYEGMHWPTWMENNSDTHNLVSLGLEDCGKCGHLPPVGKLPFLKKLVVSGMDDVQYIEEDESYDNVEASRFPSLEELRVKRLRNVERLMKRETTHMFPSLSTIEITDCPKLQLPCLPSVKHLTIWNCSDEQLKSISNLNGLNQLRLYISEEVWCFPEGMMNNMTSLATLHIYSFRELKELPSDITKLTALSHLRISNCGKLECLPEQGWERLSSLRQLSIIECKSLGSLPDGVRHFTSIFDY